One genomic window of Halorubrum hochsteinianum includes the following:
- a CDS encoding NOP5/NOP56 family protein has protein sequence MSDTDDPDASGASDRGGGWFETRPPEAADGDGDTASGDAAVAARVRDGSAAAPADWPERAVEAGFADDADEYYDRLKAATTRATREAVRKRERADDAQLIHAVRAMDDCERVANELAERAVEWGGSLFDEVDPGVEGARAIAAREPENEVERRAVSLAERAAELDDERAALAETIGRIAPAVAPNLTEMAGPELAARLIALAGGLEPLAKKPSGTVQVLGAEDALFAHLSGRAPSPKHGIIYTHEFVRGTRPEDRGSAARALAGKLSLGARADHYAGERRERLHDDLRERMATIRARADEDGNDPGDREDAETEGVTDDE, from the coding sequence GACGCGTCCGCCGGAGGCGGCGGACGGCGACGGTGACACGGCGAGCGGCGACGCCGCGGTCGCGGCGCGGGTCCGCGACGGGAGCGCCGCGGCACCCGCCGACTGGCCCGAACGCGCCGTCGAGGCCGGGTTCGCCGACGACGCCGACGAGTACTACGACCGGCTCAAGGCCGCGACGACGCGCGCGACGCGGGAGGCGGTCCGCAAGCGCGAGCGCGCCGACGACGCGCAGCTGATCCACGCGGTCCGTGCCATGGACGACTGCGAGCGCGTCGCCAACGAGCTCGCCGAGCGCGCCGTCGAGTGGGGCGGGAGCCTCTTCGACGAGGTCGACCCCGGAGTCGAGGGGGCGCGAGCGATCGCCGCGCGCGAGCCGGAGAACGAGGTCGAACGGCGGGCCGTCTCCCTCGCGGAGCGCGCTGCGGAGCTTGACGACGAGCGGGCGGCGCTCGCGGAGACCATCGGTCGGATCGCGCCGGCGGTCGCGCCGAACCTCACCGAGATGGCCGGGCCGGAACTGGCCGCGCGTCTTATCGCGCTCGCCGGCGGGCTGGAGCCGCTCGCGAAGAAGCCCTCCGGGACGGTACAGGTGCTCGGCGCGGAGGACGCGCTGTTCGCGCACCTCTCGGGGCGCGCCCCCTCGCCGAAGCACGGGATCATCTACACCCACGAGTTCGTCCGGGGGACCCGGCCCGAGGACCGCGGCTCCGCGGCGCGCGCGCTCGCCGGGAAGCTCTCGCTCGGCGCGCGCGCGGACCACTACGCCGGCGAGCGCCGGGAGCGCCTCCACGACGACCTCCGCGAGCGGATGGCGACGATCCGGGCGCGAGCGGACGAGGACGGGAACGACCCCGGCGATCGGGAGGACGCGGAGACTGAGGGGGTGACCGACGATGAGTGA
- a CDS encoding helix-turn-helix transcriptional regulator, with protein sequence MRNDLRDRRAETGESQADLAAAVGVTRQTINAIERERYDPSLELAFDLADHFDCRIEDLFEPADN encoded by the coding sequence ATGAGAAACGACCTCCGCGATCGACGCGCCGAGACGGGCGAGAGTCAGGCCGACCTCGCCGCCGCCGTCGGCGTCACCCGACAGACGATCAACGCGATCGAACGCGAGCGCTACGACCCGTCGCTGGAGCTCGCCTTCGATCTGGCTGACCACTTCGATTGCCGGATCGAGGACCTGTTCGAACCGGCGGACAACTGA
- a CDS encoding fibrillarin-like rRNA/tRNA 2'-O-methyltransferase, protein MSEGLPAGVERRDIDGERRLATRGEPVYGEPTAESWRAWDPERSKLGGMLELGLETGLTGGETVLYLGAASGTTASHVADFAGPTYAVEFAPRPARDLLDAAEPRDRLFPLLKDARKPETYAHVVESDVDAVVQDVATRGQAEVAVRNARFLADDGRLLLAIKARSEDVTADPETVFEGALDRLREAYEILETRRLDRYHEDHLGVVATPK, encoded by the coding sequence ATGAGTGAGGGCCTGCCCGCCGGCGTCGAGCGACGCGATATCGACGGCGAGCGGCGGCTGGCGACCCGCGGCGAGCCCGTGTACGGCGAGCCGACCGCCGAGAGCTGGCGCGCGTGGGACCCGGAGCGGTCGAAGCTCGGCGGGATGCTCGAACTCGGGCTGGAGACGGGTCTGACAGGCGGCGAGACCGTCCTCTACCTCGGTGCCGCGAGCGGGACCACGGCGAGCCACGTCGCCGACTTCGCGGGCCCGACGTACGCGGTCGAGTTCGCGCCCCGCCCGGCGCGGGACCTCCTCGACGCCGCCGAGCCGCGCGACCGCCTCTTTCCGCTGCTGAAGGACGCGCGGAAGCCGGAGACGTACGCGCACGTCGTCGAGAGCGACGTCGACGCGGTCGTTCAGGACGTCGCCACGCGCGGACAGGCCGAGGTGGCCGTGCGCAACGCGCGGTTCCTGGCGGACGACGGCCGACTACTCTTGGCGATCAAGGCGCGCAGCGAGGACGTGACGGCGGACCCGGAGACGGTGTTCGAGGGCGCGCTCGACCGGCTCCGGGAGGCGTACGAGATACTGGAGACGCGGCGGCTCGACCGGTACCACGAGGACCATCTCGGCGTCGTGGCGACGCCGAAGTGA
- a CDS encoding IS6 family transposase translates to MPENDRLSGCLDEINLEFVEREATPKLLMKLSIQLHLSGLSLSNTVSFLEVFGVDRVRSTVHNWVHKADLQPESDRNPNHVAVDETVIQLDTEQYWLYAAVDPESNDLLHTRLEPTRNNAIADRFFAELREKHDVDDAIFLVDGAAPLQRACRKHGLDFRYERHGNRNSVERVFREVKRRTTSFSNCFSNAEAETANEWLRSFAFAWNQLI, encoded by the coding sequence ATGCCAGAAAACGACCGCCTCAGCGGCTGTTTAGACGAGATCAACTTAGAGTTTGTGGAGCGAGAAGCAACACCGAAGCTGTTGATGAAGCTCAGTATTCAGCTCCATTTGTCTGGACTATCGCTTTCGAATACTGTTTCGTTTCTTGAGGTATTCGGTGTTGATCGAGTTCGATCGACCGTTCATAACTGGGTTCACAAAGCCGACCTACAGCCGGAATCGGATCGGAACCCGAATCACGTCGCGGTTGATGAGACCGTGATTCAACTCGATACTGAGCAATATTGGCTGTACGCTGCTGTCGATCCCGAATCAAATGATCTGCTACACACACGGCTTGAACCGACGAGAAATAACGCGATCGCAGATCGGTTTTTCGCGGAACTCCGCGAAAAACACGACGTAGATGACGCGATCTTTCTCGTTGATGGTGCGGCTCCACTTCAGCGAGCCTGTCGTAAACACGGCCTCGATTTCAGATACGAACGACATGGAAATCGGAACAGCGTCGAACGTGTCTTTCGTGAGGTAAAACGCAGAACTACCAGTTTCTCAAACTGTTTCAGCAACGCCGAAGCAGAAACAGCAAACGAGTGGCTCAGATCCTTTGCCTTCGCATGGAATCAGCTTATCTGA